The Lasioglossum baleicum chromosome 12, iyLasBale1, whole genome shotgun sequence genome segment acaatcagtttctgcctcTTTTCTCGtttgggtaaagttgccgtatgTCGGGTAAGGATGATCCGGGTCTTCATCGATTTTAATGACCTAGAAGTAATGTTATAAAACCcgacgttttaaatatctttttcctttgaaatggttGACGGTCGACTTTAGTTTCGGAGACATTAGCAGGCCGTGTCCGCTATCATGAACACCCATAATGAATTTAccagtaaagtttctcgcgataatctcgtaaactaaagcctacagccacaaattctaaagagaaatgttgttcagaataatgatcttgaccacatatcccaagctcattgaaatcggtcggCATTCACGTCGACCGTCAACCATTCGACGTTCGATAatcgacaatagggatgctacgctgacctgacatttttaccccttgctgggtaaaaggacggatgacgttttcgaacgagcggttacccatcgactcggcgtaccaatctgcaggaaaaactaaacatgtgtttgccgtaactcttacagcggtccttctcgcgccCTGTTTTtcatctaaccgtcccgtcgttttcgtaaacgtgctacagcgtgcatttcgaatttcgacactctaaatgcccttcctaaattctttagaaaaatcttgcggaaaatcagtgtagttcgagccgcggtagagaggaCATCTCccaagacttgtcaattcaaagctaacggttgctattagctgtgtttttgatagtgatatttaaactaatcactagactgcggatctttatgcaacattaatgttggctgccgctattacaagcgacaggagccagacagatatttgattctcactgtgatcattttaagaagttgaaaataatactatggtgttttgaaattatttttaatctctctactgtattaaaatgcacctactcatgtttgctacaaatgtatgaaatccgcggtctagtgattgcattacctgattgttgtgatttgtgcagcagtacaagggatatggcaattattattagtgcataactatgtgttgacaaatgtgaacaatcattatgagtgtggagaaatttcaagacacacatttcgaagcagcaaatgaatttacggctgaatacgtgagtttttaatacaatcggtttctgcttcttctcttttttttacgataatctcgtaaactaaagccaaccgccaaatagtctacagagaaatgttgttcagaataatgatcttgaccacatatccaaagctcattgatatcgaatagaagctagtagtacatcgatcccatggatttacaagtaaagtttctcgcgataatctcgtaaactaaagccgatcgccaaaaagtctaaagagaaatgttgctcAGAATAATGAtattgaccacatatccaaagctcattgaaatcggagagcattcacataatcgagaaactcttgttcgttgcgatgtcacggcgtaccaccgacactcgcttgccggcgcggcgcggcgcggcgcggccgcccagggcgcgctctgattggtccgtgtttttcgttaataactcctaaacaaagcactGTCTAAACACCACTTATACCACTCGAAACACTGTATTCCTTCCGATGCTGGTTTCTTCCTTCTGTTTCCAGAGTGATTCCTTTGAACACCTCCAACAATtccgttttctttttaattttgagCATTTTCGCCTGATTCCTCAAGCCTCGTTCTGGGATGCCCTCGATGACAATTTCGATAACCTCTTCTTCGTTGTCCATGGGTACACGATTTGCTAGAATCGTCTTGTCATAGAAATAGTTTTGGAAAGTCTCAGTGTATTGCCACGCCCGACTCTCGAATTCTTTTTTCCGTACAAGTCTCGTTGGGCGATGATCAAAAAATTTCTTCATTTCTTCCAACAATTCATCTAGGCTTAAATCGCGGTGTTCTGCCCGCGAATGAAACCACGCTGCCGCTTTGCCTTTCAGCTTCGTTGTCATTAATAATTGGCCCATGTTGTCGCTCAAGTTGAATACTCTTACTACATGTCTAATTTGTCTCTCCCATACAACGAAATCGGTTCCTCCACTGAACTCGGCGAGTGATTCGCCGATCGTCTTGAGGCTGACTTTTTGTGTGGACAGCACCGGTGGTTGACTGCCCAAAACTGCTTCGCGTCTCGTCaattctctttctcgttctaAAATGTCGATTCTCTCGGCCAATAATTCGCGTTCCCTCCGTACGAGTTCTAACTCCTGCTGTGCGAGTTGTTCGCTCACACGTGCGTTTTGTAATTCTGACTGGTTTCGCTCGTCGTTCACCTTATCGTTTGGTACGACGTTTCCCTCTTCTTCCATCCATCGTCCTTCAGGATCTGCTTCCATTAGCCTAGCCAATAATTCGTTCTTTGATCCTGACGTACTCAAATTCTTCGTTCTTAAAATTTCCTTCAGCTCCGCGACCGTATACGTACTCACTCCTCTGAACATTTCCGCACTGCGTTACTTTACTTCGCTCACAAAATATTAACCGATTACCAAATCACGCACTGTTGGACGTATTCCTCAGCTATTACGGTAACATTTTATTTCCGATATTCGAAAACCCGAATAAATCACACTTTACTTTATTTGCGCCGACTCAATCCCACTTCTGATTTGTAAGATAGTAATATTCGAGGGAAGTttgataatatttattccgACTTTTCTACAACTGCTCCGGAAAAAGACTGACGGCTCTCCGTTCGGCGTTGCCCACGGAGCCTCGGCCGATCGTCTTTCTTACAACATTCGTTCATTTCTTCAAGCGACACTCATTTGTTTAACATCGGAcattcacacacacactcacacataCAATCCCGTCTTTATCACACATGCATtcccgtatatatatatatatatatccccgcgagcgcgaacgtagggaatcggaaaagacgcgatagccaccggtacaagcgaacgccggcatggcaaccgcgagtacaggtgtacgtacatctaaaccgtcgtcctGTTCAAACAACGAGAAGTATACATTCGGCGACAACATATTCgcccgtacctcgtacgatttagacaaaggacttcacggttcaccgaatccctatggtccgcgcgcCGTTTAATGAACAACCGTTAGATGGAATGAAACACGATGATTGGAAGAATTGAGGAAAGACACCGATACCAGAGTAAGAGAGAGATAAAGATagtccctatggtccgcgctcttattataaataaggcggaatcgcgcgaatcgctctcttccagttcaGTCTTCTTCTAGTTCGGATTTCTCACAGTTCAGTCTCTCTTCCAGTTCCGGAATTCTTACTATTTCAGATTGTTCACGATACTCAGGTCGTActgctccttaccatttctgctatttctttatatttacatattattttgttctaaattgttattcgagcttgctcgtagactattatcatatatttacagatattattctgtgctattttgtttgtacgGGTTTACTCGTAAACCATTACTattattctgtgctattttgttttgtacgagctcgctcgcactatcattacaaatttataattattattctgtgctattttgttttatACGAGTTTGCTCGTAAaccattattatattatacattcacAGATATCAATTTGTTCTGTTTTGTCATTCGAGCTCGCTCacattattattgtatatttacaaatattattctgtgctatatctTTTGTTTGAGTTTGCTCGCATCTTTCTTGCgttttacatatatttttggCAATTATACTCTGTTCTTCTAAACCTATTCTTTTTAACTTCATTTAGCATTCTCCGTGGTTCTCCATATCATATATGCCACGTCGCGCCGATTGGAGTTACCGCTATCATTAAAAGTgctgttcccagtgaccggttaaagtgatcgcgaaagtgtgtgtgcgtgtggtgtttcatcgggttgttcgaattCGATCTATTCCTCATATTCCTCAGACTCCCTATATTCGTTCCTCTAACCCTAAATTGGtgtttcaatcgtgtacgtctgaggccagagggtgctcggtaccgagagaacactaattcccttcgatcgaaatctcctgccacgaatcgagcaaacccacgcgttcggacgagttgcacacacccacatagtgacacttcgaccactgggaaccgtcACTACCACCGCGTCGGGTGTtatttctacgcggtgttcacgacggatgacgtccgtctcggttcgcatttattcccctcttcgccttttcaacaacagacaccggtatcgggtccctgatcagacgtggacgttacgcgccatgtggatctaagatcgtcttaagaaattactcggttacgtccccgcccggcCCGCTTCATTCTGTCGGACcatttccgacccgggacgtaacactatATATTAATTCGCACACGTCTTTTGATTGTCTATCTTTTAACCTCTTACACGGTGCTTTGGTTCCTTTACCTATGCAACACGCATCGCAGACAAACTTTGTGTCTTTCGTATCCGACAAATCTCGAACTTTATTGGCatgcatcatattttttatgACCTCTTGACTTGTGTAACATAACCTTTGGTGCTACAATTCATCCGTATTGAGGCTCAAGACATGCGACTCAATTGGTTCTGTGTGGCCAACTTCAACTTGAGCATTGACCACATACAGATCATTTATTCTGTTCGCTTCACAGACTATCCGTTTGGTAATCATGTTCCATATAGTGACTTTCCCATTTTTAAATGTCagttgtttttcttttcttcctatTCTTGACACTGACATCAGGTTTTTGCGTATTCCTGGAACATAGTATACATCATACATAGTTATTGTACCTTCCTTACCATTCACCGATGTTTTCAAGACAACGTTTCCGATTCCCTTTGCTGTGAGAATCGCGCCACCATGTTTACTTGGATTCGCTGCTGTATTTACGATCTCCGAGTCCAATTCTCGAAAAGTTGAGAACCATTCTCGCCTTTTGCACACATGATGTGTCGAACCGCTGTCTAATA includes the following:
- the LOC143214128 gene encoding uncharacterized protein LOC143214128, which gives rise to MARTTDESENSKEALYITKRNHADKYKPVNAEKHKEIVCYKCKKPGHHGRDCRSRVDRGRQRYDTRTKRNDEAFLVSLNTIDVDEAWVLDSGSTHHVCKRREWFSTFRELDSEIVNTAANPSKHGGAILTAKGIGNVVLKTSVNGIRKNLMSVSRIGRKEKQLTFKNGKVTIWNMITKRIVCEANRINDLYVVNAQVEHQRLCYTSQEVIKNMMHANKVRDLSDTKDTKFVCDACCIGKGTKAPCKRLKDRQSKDVCELIYSVTSRVGNGPTE